The Opitutales bacterium ASA1 genome window below encodes:
- a CDS encoding MoxR family ATPase: MSFPTPAPVSASEDELAFEKLRSGRVRVEAELAKTIVGQREVIEQLLLALLAGGHCLVTGAPGLAKTLLVKSVAQVFHLAFQRIQFTPDLMPADITGTEILTETETGRQLAFVRGPVFANIILADEINRTPPKTQAALLEAMQEHQVTAAGVRHVLAEPFFVLATQNPIEMEGTYPLPEAQLDRFLFNVRIDYLPEEDEVEVIRRTTSRAAAPIESVFTGEDVIAFHRLVRQVPVSDEVVRYAVRLAAATRPGKPDTPPFVDEWLSWGAGTRAPQSLVLAAKARALWNGRAHVSFEDVRTLVAPVFRHRLLLNYRAEAAGVTVEQVIEKLLQHVLAG, encoded by the coding sequence ATGTCGTTTCCCACTCCAGCCCCCGTCTCCGCCTCGGAAGACGAACTCGCCTTCGAGAAACTCCGCTCCGGTCGCGTCCGCGTCGAAGCCGAACTCGCCAAGACGATCGTCGGTCAGCGCGAGGTGATCGAACAACTCCTCCTCGCCCTTCTCGCCGGCGGCCACTGCCTCGTGACCGGTGCTCCCGGCCTCGCCAAGACGCTGTTGGTGAAATCGGTCGCGCAGGTGTTCCACCTCGCGTTTCAACGCATCCAGTTCACGCCCGATCTCATGCCGGCCGACATCACCGGCACCGAGATCCTGACCGAGACCGAGACCGGCCGACAACTCGCCTTCGTCCGTGGTCCGGTGTTCGCCAACATCATCCTCGCCGACGAGATCAACCGCACCCCACCCAAGACGCAGGCCGCCCTGCTCGAGGCGATGCAGGAGCATCAGGTGACCGCCGCCGGCGTCCGCCACGTGCTCGCCGAGCCGTTCTTCGTCCTCGCGACGCAGAACCCCATCGAGATGGAGGGCACCTACCCGCTGCCGGAAGCCCAACTCGACCGCTTCCTCTTCAACGTCCGCATCGACTACTTGCCCGAAGAGGACGAGGTGGAGGTGATCCGCCGCACCACGTCGCGCGCCGCCGCTCCGATCGAGTCCGTCTTCACAGGCGAGGACGTGATCGCGTTCCATCGGCTCGTGCGGCAGGTGCCCGTGTCCGACGAGGTCGTCCGCTACGCCGTCCGCCTCGCGGCCGCGACGCGTCCGGGAAAACCGGATACACCGCCCTTCGTCGATGAATGGCTCTCGTGGGGCGCCGGCACGCGCGCTCCGCAGAGCCTCGTGCTCGCCGCCAAGGCACGTGCACTGTGGAATGGCCGCGCCCATGTCTCGTTCGAAGACGTGCGCACGCTCGTTGCACCGGTGTTCCGCCACCGCCTGCTCCTCAACTACCGCGCCGAGGCCGCCGGCGTGACGGTCGAGCAGGTGATCGAGAAACTCCTTCAGCACGTTCTCGCCGGCTGA
- a CDS encoding tetratricopeptide repeat protein, which produces MTARLARVAPLALALTLSVSVSSAATSAEALARFRQGDHAKAAELAALVRETDPSDESAHLVEIRALIELGHYEEAHARSLASLESTRASIRLRLAGLETARLVDDREAFDARLVELRTIVVTQARFVRDPASLVAIGEAALLLGVEPRLVLENFFKLGREATPPVREAFLAAGRLALAKGDDALASRTFQQGIAAFPDDADMWAGIAAAFLEGDRSKLVEYAEHALKLNPAHATAALLLVEHAIDAERYAEARETLDEILRRNPRRAEALAFSAVLALLDNDEATAARRRADALLTWSTNARVDHIIGRKLSQKYRFAEGAAYQRRALELDPTFTLAKLQLAQDLLRLGRDEEGWSLAAAAHQADGYDVAAYNLVSLRDRISSLTELRTPHFVLRMSGPEAAVYGARALALLEEARVSLLSRYDLELEEPVAVEIHPDPKDFAVRTFGMPDNPGFLGVCFGPLITINSPATRQANWEAVLWHEFVHTVTLSLTRNRMPRWLSEGISVEEETRRDASWGQRMTLDYHTRILAGRMQPISRMSAAFLEASDGEDLQFAYFQSWLAVRYLIETHGFEKLRELLVTLGTGRAANDALASVYAADASPAAALEALDEGFLGFARDQARQFARGLDLSAPNDLLEGAIARLNPRNFFGRLTVARSAVEAEDWEQARSLFARLAEEAPYLPGEYNLHRPLAAACRRLLDTDGERVALETIAAHESAPVDAVSRLLELARDSGDHAAAVRWADRWLAVHPLAPSPWRALLDAHEALGQSQGAALAGQALLKLEPPDRPSIHYRVARALRDSDVEAARINVLLALEDAPRFREAHELLLSLPAKTSAR; this is translated from the coding sequence TTGACTGCGCGACTCGCGCGAGTCGCCCCTCTCGCTCTTGCGCTCACGCTCTCGGTTTCGGTCTCCAGTGCCGCAACGAGCGCCGAAGCCCTCGCGCGCTTCCGGCAAGGGGACCATGCCAAGGCCGCCGAACTGGCGGCTCTCGTCCGCGAAACCGACCCGAGCGACGAATCCGCACACCTCGTCGAGATCCGCGCGTTGATCGAACTCGGCCATTACGAAGAGGCGCACGCACGCTCGCTCGCGAGTCTCGAAAGTACCCGGGCCAGTATCCGCCTCCGCCTGGCCGGACTCGAGACCGCTCGGCTCGTCGACGACCGCGAAGCGTTCGATGCGCGACTCGTGGAGCTGCGCACGATCGTCGTCACTCAAGCCCGCTTCGTCCGCGATCCAGCGTCGCTCGTCGCCATCGGCGAGGCCGCGTTGCTGCTCGGCGTGGAACCACGCCTCGTCCTCGAGAACTTCTTCAAGCTCGGACGCGAAGCGACTCCGCCGGTCCGCGAGGCGTTTCTCGCCGCCGGACGCCTCGCCCTCGCCAAGGGCGACGACGCGCTCGCTTCGCGCACGTTCCAGCAAGGCATCGCGGCTTTCCCCGACGACGCCGACATGTGGGCAGGCATCGCCGCCGCGTTTCTCGAGGGCGACCGGTCCAAGCTCGTCGAATACGCCGAGCACGCCCTGAAGCTCAACCCCGCGCACGCCACCGCGGCGCTCCTACTCGTCGAACACGCCATCGACGCCGAGCGCTACGCCGAAGCACGCGAGACGCTCGACGAAATCCTTCGGCGCAACCCTCGTCGCGCAGAAGCTCTCGCCTTCTCCGCCGTGCTCGCATTGCTCGACAACGACGAGGCCACCGCCGCTCGTCGACGCGCCGACGCCCTCCTCACGTGGTCGACCAACGCCCGCGTCGATCACATCATCGGACGGAAGCTATCGCAGAAGTACCGCTTCGCCGAGGGTGCCGCCTACCAACGACGCGCGCTCGAGCTCGACCCCACGTTCACGCTCGCGAAGCTCCAACTCGCGCAAGATCTGCTGCGCCTCGGTCGCGATGAGGAAGGCTGGTCGCTCGCCGCTGCCGCGCATCAGGCCGATGGATACGACGTCGCCGCCTACAACCTCGTCAGCCTGCGCGACCGCATCTCCTCGCTCACGGAACTGCGCACGCCGCACTTCGTGTTGCGCATGTCCGGCCCCGAAGCCGCGGTTTACGGAGCGCGTGCACTCGCGTTGCTCGAGGAGGCCCGCGTGTCGTTGCTTTCTCGATACGATCTCGAGCTGGAGGAACCCGTCGCCGTCGAGATTCATCCCGATCCCAAGGACTTCGCCGTGCGCACGTTCGGCATGCCGGACAACCCCGGCTTTCTCGGCGTCTGCTTCGGACCGTTGATCACGATCAACAGCCCCGCCACACGGCAGGCCAACTGGGAAGCCGTCCTCTGGCACGAGTTCGTCCACACGGTGACACTCTCCCTCACACGCAACCGCATGCCCCGCTGGCTCAGCGAAGGCATCTCGGTCGAAGAAGAGACGCGCCGCGACGCGTCTTGGGGACAGCGCATGACGCTCGACTACCACACGCGCATCCTCGCGGGACGGATGCAGCCGATCAGCCGCATGAGCGCTGCGTTCCTGGAGGCGTCCGACGGCGAAGACCTTCAATTCGCCTACTTCCAATCGTGGCTCGCCGTGCGCTACCTGATCGAGACCCACGGCTTCGAAAAGCTCCGCGAGTTGCTCGTCACCCTCGGCACCGGGCGGGCCGCAAACGATGCCCTCGCATCGGTCTACGCCGCCGACGCGTCGCCCGCGGCCGCGCTCGAAGCGCTCGACGAGGGTTTCCTCGGCTTCGCACGCGACCAAGCCCGGCAGTTCGCACGCGGTCTCGATCTCTCCGCTCCGAACGATCTCCTCGAGGGTGCGATCGCTCGACTCAACCCGCGCAACTTCTTCGGCCGCCTCACCGTCGCACGCAGCGCGGTCGAAGCGGAAGACTGGGAACAGGCCCGCTCGCTCTTCGCCCGACTCGCCGAGGAAGCGCCGTATTTGCCCGGCGAATACAACCTCCACCGCCCCCTCGCAGCGGCTTGTCGCCGTCTTCTGGATACGGACGGCGAACGCGTCGCCCTCGAAACGATCGCCGCCCACGAGAGCGCCCCGGTCGACGCCGTCTCGCGTCTCCTCGAGCTCGCGCGCGACTCCGGCGACCATGCCGCTGCAGTCCGTTGGGCCGATCGCTGGCTCGCCGTCCATCCGCTCGCGCCGTCGCCGTGGCGCGCGTTGCTCGACGCACACGAAGCACTCGGGCAGTCACAGGGCGCCGCGCTCGCCGGTCAGGCGCTCCTGAAACTCGAACCGCCCGATCGCCCGTCGATCCACTACCGCGTCGCCCGCGCCTTGCGCGATTCCGACGTGGAGGCCGCACGGATCAACGTCCTGCTCGCGCTCGAAGACGCCCCGCGCTTCCGCGAGGCGCACGAACTGCTTCTTTCGCTTCCCGCCAAGACGTCCGCGCGATGA
- the fba gene encoding class II fructose-1,6-bisphosphate aldolase — MIVTTAQLFKHAYGKYAVGAYNINNAEQAMGLFRGAIESQAPFIIQISKGARSYTDKRMLEAIIRAAGDIFPEAIFAVHLDHGDEQTCYDCIDSGFFSSVMIDASHDPFEKNVEISKRVVDRAHAKGISVEAELGMLGGVEEDIKVEDGHATLTNPAEAEDFVKKTGCDSLACAIGTSHGAFKFKGKQSLHFDVLEKIKARLPGFPLVMHGSSSVPQDEVARINAAGGQIKDSMGVDVNEYLPAAKLGVTKINIDTDGRLVWTRVHREFFRDKPAEFDFRPPGKIFITEYAKFIASRNKLLGSAGQLEDLRKSLAS; from the coding sequence ATGATCGTCACGACTGCCCAACTGTTCAAGCACGCCTACGGCAAGTACGCCGTCGGTGCTTACAACATCAACAACGCCGAGCAGGCCATGGGCCTGTTCCGCGGCGCCATCGAGTCCCAAGCGCCCTTCATCATCCAGATTTCGAAGGGAGCGCGCAGCTACACCGACAAGCGCATGCTCGAGGCCATCATCCGCGCCGCCGGCGACATTTTCCCCGAGGCCATATTCGCCGTTCACCTCGACCACGGTGACGAGCAGACTTGCTACGATTGCATCGACTCGGGCTTCTTCAGCTCGGTCATGATCGACGCCTCGCACGACCCGTTCGAGAAGAACGTCGAGATCTCCAAGCGCGTCGTCGACCGCGCCCACGCCAAGGGCATCTCCGTCGAGGCCGAGCTCGGCATGCTCGGCGGTGTCGAGGAGGACATCAAGGTCGAGGACGGCCACGCCACGCTGACCAACCCGGCCGAGGCCGAGGACTTCGTCAAGAAGACCGGCTGCGACTCACTCGCCTGCGCCATCGGCACCTCGCACGGAGCCTTCAAGTTCAAGGGCAAACAGTCCCTGCACTTCGACGTGCTCGAGAAGATCAAGGCCCGCCTGCCCGGCTTCCCGCTCGTCATGCACGGCTCGTCCTCGGTCCCGCAGGACGAGGTCGCGCGCATCAACGCCGCCGGCGGCCAGATCAAGGATTCGATGGGCGTGGACGTGAACGAGTATCTCCCCGCGGCGAAGCTCGGCGTGACCAAGATCAACATCGACACCGACGGCCGCCTCGTCTGGACGCGCGTCCATCGCGAGTTTTTCCGCGACAAGCCCGCCGAGTTCGACTTCCGCCCGCCGGGCAAGATCTTCATCACCGAGTACGCGAAGTTCATCGCCTCGCGCAACAAACTGCTCGGCTCCGCCGGCCAGCTCGAAGATCTGCGCAAGTCGCTCGCGAGCTGA
- a CDS encoding DNA topoisomerase III — protein MKTLIIAEKPSVAADLARALGKVPRKDDHFENDEVIISSAVGHLVELQMPEDYDKRYKFWRLDDLPIVPENFSLKPIEKSKKRFDEVKRLLKRKDVSLVVNACDAGREGELIFTYLYQLAGGKQPVKRMWMSSMTPDSIRASFKEMRTGDDMRTLADAARCRSEADWVVGINCTRGATKRLFGSRAGNVAGVGRVQTPTLAIVMEREKQIRNFVPRTFWRVVGKFHVHAGDYEGVYQRDDYKKGTDEHDRIDRLWDRARAEQIAAALANGTAAVVSEEKKRTTQIAPRLYDLTTLQREANNRYGFSADRTLRIAQALYERHKVITYPRTDSRALPEDYMPTCREVLRALKSGHGLDQHADAVLENGWVRPDKRIFNNAQVSDHFAIIPTTDLAKKLADDEAKIFDMIARRFVAAFFPVAEFDVTTRHSKVREFKFKTEGKVLVNAGWLAVYGRESTEEGGGANLPPLGTADGSPAQAKVVDHKIVEEQTKPPPRYTEATLLSAMEGAGKLVDDDELAEAMKEKGLGTPATRAAIIEKLIAEQYLVRDRRDLVPTPKAETLLDFLAVVGAEVLTKPALTGEWEFKLRKMEHGTLDRGAFMQEIVGVTRTIVDRMKTFSAKDEGRELDWKSPTDGRPMVETHRAFESHDGKIRVYKNTAGRRMIEDEARALVEQGEIGPFDDCRSPKTGKNYTCLLRLEKDEEKDVFKVRIVLPNNTENSGPLEVVWRNEKTGEELCTGAMEYVLRKPAEGDAEPERVFRMGRVICQREVPREQVVKLVSEGKTDPIPDFISKRGRKFTAILVRSGAKIAWEFPPREKKEPKEGEKARPARKSAAKAVDLTQAQPLGAATIHGGELLETPEGYFVRKSDAAEGRVVFKMARQICSREMSPDDARKIVNEGRTDLIEDFVSKRGSKFAAFLVLSGDKKKADFEFPPR, from the coding sequence ATGAAGACTCTCATCATCGCCGAGAAACCCAGCGTGGCCGCAGACCTCGCCCGCGCCTTGGGCAAGGTGCCGCGCAAGGACGACCACTTCGAAAACGACGAAGTGATCATCAGCTCCGCCGTCGGCCATCTCGTCGAACTGCAGATGCCGGAGGACTACGACAAACGCTACAAGTTCTGGCGCCTCGACGACTTGCCCATCGTCCCCGAAAACTTCTCCCTCAAGCCGATCGAGAAGTCCAAGAAACGCTTCGACGAGGTGAAACGCCTCCTCAAACGCAAGGACGTCTCCCTCGTCGTCAACGCCTGCGACGCCGGCCGTGAAGGCGAACTGATCTTCACCTACCTCTACCAGCTCGCCGGCGGCAAACAACCGGTGAAGCGCATGTGGATGTCGTCCATGACGCCCGACTCGATCCGCGCTTCGTTCAAGGAGATGCGCACCGGCGACGACATGCGCACGCTCGCCGACGCCGCTCGTTGTCGCTCCGAAGCGGATTGGGTCGTCGGCATCAACTGCACCCGAGGCGCCACCAAACGCCTCTTCGGCTCCCGCGCCGGAAACGTCGCCGGCGTCGGTCGCGTGCAGACGCCGACGCTCGCCATCGTGATGGAGCGCGAGAAGCAGATCCGCAACTTCGTGCCACGCACCTTTTGGCGCGTAGTCGGCAAGTTCCACGTCCACGCCGGCGACTACGAAGGCGTGTATCAGCGCGACGACTACAAGAAGGGCACCGACGAACACGACCGCATCGACCGGCTCTGGGACCGCGCCCGCGCCGAGCAGATCGCAGCCGCGTTGGCCAACGGCACCGCCGCCGTCGTCTCCGAAGAGAAGAAGCGCACGACGCAGATCGCGCCGCGCCTCTACGATCTCACCACCCTCCAGCGCGAAGCCAACAACCGCTACGGTTTCTCGGCCGACCGCACGCTGCGCATCGCCCAAGCCCTCTACGAGCGCCACAAGGTCATCACCTACCCGCGCACCGACTCGCGCGCGCTGCCCGAAGATTACATGCCCACCTGCCGCGAAGTGCTGCGGGCCTTGAAGAGTGGACACGGACTCGACCAACACGCCGACGCCGTGCTCGAAAACGGCTGGGTCCGTCCCGACAAACGCATCTTCAACAACGCCCAAGTCTCCGACCACTTCGCCATCATCCCCACGACCGATCTCGCCAAGAAACTCGCCGACGACGAAGCGAAGATCTTCGACATGATCGCGCGGCGTTTCGTCGCCGCGTTCTTCCCCGTCGCCGAGTTCGACGTCACCACGCGCCACAGCAAGGTGCGCGAGTTCAAGTTCAAGACCGAGGGCAAGGTCCTCGTGAACGCCGGCTGGCTCGCCGTCTACGGTCGCGAATCCACCGAGGAAGGCGGCGGTGCCAACCTCCCCCCGCTCGGTACCGCCGACGGTTCGCCCGCACAGGCGAAGGTGGTCGACCACAAGATCGTCGAAGAACAGACCAAGCCGCCCCCGCGCTACACCGAAGCCACGCTGCTCTCCGCCATGGAAGGCGCCGGCAAACTCGTCGACGACGACGAACTCGCCGAAGCGATGAAGGAGAAGGGCCTCGGCACGCCCGCGACCCGTGCCGCGATCATCGAGAAGCTCATCGCCGAGCAATACCTGGTCCGCGATCGCCGCGACCTCGTGCCTACGCCCAAGGCCGAGACGCTCCTCGACTTCCTCGCCGTGGTCGGAGCCGAGGTGCTGACCAAGCCCGCCCTGACCGGCGAATGGGAGTTCAAGCTCCGCAAGATGGAACACGGCACGCTCGATCGCGGCGCCTTCATGCAGGAGATCGTCGGCGTCACGCGGACGATCGTGGACCGCATGAAGACGTTTTCCGCCAAGGACGAGGGCCGCGAGCTCGACTGGAAGAGCCCCACCGACGGCCGCCCAATGGTCGAGACGCATCGCGCCTTCGAGTCCCACGACGGAAAGATCCGCGTCTACAAGAACACCGCCGGCCGCCGCATGATCGAAGACGAGGCTCGTGCGCTCGTCGAGCAAGGCGAGATCGGCCCCTTCGACGACTGTCGCTCACCGAAGACGGGAAAGAACTACACCTGCCTCCTCCGCCTCGAGAAGGACGAGGAGAAGGACGTCTTCAAGGTCCGCATCGTCCTGCCCAACAACACCGAAAACTCCGGTCCGCTCGAGGTCGTCTGGCGCAACGAGAAGACCGGCGAAGAACTCTGCACCGGCGCGATGGAGTACGTGTTGCGCAAGCCCGCCGAAGGCGACGCGGAACCCGAGCGCGTGTTCCGCATGGGACGCGTGATCTGCCAACGCGAGGTCCCGCGCGAGCAAGTCGTGAAACTCGTCTCCGAGGGCAAGACCGACCCCATCCCCGATTTCATCTCGAAACGCGGCCGCAAGTTCACCGCCATCCTCGTGCGCAGCGGCGCCAAGATCGCGTGGGAGTTTCCCCCGCGCGAAAAGAAGGAACCCAAGGAGGGCGAAAAGGCCCGTCCGGCGCGGAAGTCGGCCGCCAAGGCCGTCGACCTCACACAGGCTCAGCCGCTCGGAGCCGCCACCATCCACGGCGGCGAACTGCTCGAGACTCCCGAAGGCTACTTCGTCCGCAAGAGCGACGCGGCCGAGGGACGCGTGGTCTTCAAGATGGCGCGCCAGATCTGTAGTCGCGAGATGTCGCCCGACGACGCCCGCAAGATCGTCAACGAAGGCCGCACCGATCTCATCGAGGACTTCGTCTCGAAGCGCGGCTCGAAGTTCGCCGCCTTCCTCGTCCTCTCCGGCGACAAGAAGAAGGCCGACTTCGAATTCCCGCCGCGCTGA